One Triticum dicoccoides isolate Atlit2015 ecotype Zavitan chromosome 5B, WEW_v2.0, whole genome shotgun sequence genomic window carries:
- the LOC119313106 gene encoding uncharacterized protein LOC119313106, producing the protein MVSWSDSESTEGSAAQYISSEDSPLKIPATIDDPSFEGLADDLNVFCEHGNPGRKYVAFEGISTGRRFIACATEGVGNCGLVQWVDEHWPEHLQNASHKLWLMYEHSQHDNKMACLEHSSTETYEKLVEDVNNLLDYKDSQPEVNQKNDAENISVCVESSMTKDGEIKKLKVVVVQLKQIHVAQATVIRNLKFKHLKEKEKLSSDKRMLEICYADLKKEKDDLKKEKDKLDCCIAELMKVKEKLTMEKSTLASCIVELKTAGDSNKRKLHQIKSICDED; encoded by the exons ATGGTGTCCTGGAGCGATAGTGAGAGCACCGAGGGCTCCGCCGCGCAGTACATCTCCTCCGAAGACTCCCCTCTCAAG ATCCCAGCTACAATTGATGATCCGTCATTCGAGGGTCTTGCTGATGACTTGAATGTGTTTTGTGAGCATGGGAATCCAGGGAGGAAATATGTTGCATTTGAGGGGATAAGCACTGGTAGGAGGTTCATTGCATGTGCCACTGAA GGTGTTGGAAATTGTGGATTAGTGCAGTGGGTAGATGAGCATTGGCCAGAGCATCTGCAGAATGCTAGTCATAAGCTGTGGCTTATGTATGAGCATAGCCAGCATGATAACAAGATGGCATGCCTGGAGCATTCAAGCACT GAGACATATGAGAAGCTTGTTGAAGATGTGAACAACCTATTGGATTATAAGGATAGCCAGCCTGAGGTAAACCAGAAGAATGATGCTGAGAACATTTCAGTGTGTGTGGAAAGCAGCATGACAAAGGATGGTGAGATCAAGAAATTGAAGGTTGTTGTTGTCCAGTTAAAGCAAATTCATGTAGCTCAAGCCACTGTCATTAGGAATTTGAAGTTCAAGCATCTTAAAGAGAAGGAAAAGTTGAGCTCTGATAAGAGGATGTTGGAGATTTGCTATGCTGacctgaagaaagagaaggatgacctgaagaaagagaaggataaGCTGGATTGTTGCATTGCTGAGCTGATGAAAGTGAAGGAGAAGTTGACCATGGAGAAGAGCACTCTTGCTTCctgcattgttgagctgaagacAGCAGGTGATAGCAACAAGAGGAAGCTTCACCAGATCAAGTCTATTTGTGATGAGGACTAA